The Ziziphus jujuba cultivar Dongzao chromosome 7, ASM3175591v1 genome includes a region encoding these proteins:
- the LOC107404875 gene encoding RNA polymerase II transcriptional coactivator KIWI isoform X3, which produces MSGREKRKDEEGASDGDSEGHAPPKKNLKRSSDEDSDEIIVCDLSKNRRVKVRNFQGRIMIDIREFYVKDGKELPGKKVCLGLDWCLRVHVSDIVW; this is translated from the exons ATGTCGGGGAGGGAAAAGAGAAAAGACGAGGAAGGCGCGTCGGACGGCGACTCGGAGGGCCACGCGCCTCCCAAGAAAAACCTGAAGAGGAGCTCCGATGAAGATTCCGACGAAATCATTGTCTGCGACCTTTCAAAAAATCGGAGAGTCAAGGTCAGGAACTTCCAAGGGAGGATTATGATCGACATTCGCGAATTCTACGTCAAGGACGGCAAGGAATTGCCTGGAAAGAaag TATGCTTGGGTCTGGATTGGTGCTTGAGGGTTCATGTTTCTGATATAGTTTGGTGA